From the genome of Palaemon carinicauda isolate YSFRI2023 chromosome 6, ASM3689809v2, whole genome shotgun sequence, one region includes:
- the LOC137643151 gene encoding uncharacterized protein, translated as MTQCCEVPYGVSRGTCGVPGGLFVPEVCEAIIDTYQHEFLKCPKTPEEWKTVAEVFANKWNYHNCIRALDGKHVPIKKPRKLGSLYYFYKKFHSIILIAVADAKYKFLYIDVGAEGGAGNGGAWSKYNLHHAIEQN; from the exons ATGACGCAGTGTTGCGAGGTACCTTATGGAGTGTCGCGAGGTACCTGCGGGGTGCCAGGAGGCTT ATTTGTGCCTGAAGTGTGCGAAGCCATCATTGACACCTACCAACATGAATTCCTGAAGTGTCCCAAAACTCCTGAGGAGTGGAAGACAGTCGCCGAAGTATTTGCAAATAAGTGGAACTACCATAATTGTATTAGGGCCCTTGATGGAAAGCATGTCCCCATAAAGAAGCCCAGGAAATTAGGATCACTATACTATTTCTACAAGAAATTCCACAGCATAATACTCATTGCCGTAGCAGATGCAAAGTACAAGTTCCTGTACATCGACGTAGGTGCTGAAGGAGGTGCTGGTAATGGTGGAGCCTGGAGCAAGTATAATCTTCATCATGCCATCGAGCAAAACTGA